Proteins encoded within one genomic window of Halorussus salilacus:
- a CDS encoding DUF7508 domain-containing protein yields MSLPKRWQSLSRGTVGSAPERYGVYELGDADGEILEVGWGVLRDELKDALAYGTGEQVRWEACQTKAEARELAAEHRERAGL; encoded by the coding sequence ATGAGCCTCCCGAAACGCTGGCAGTCGCTCTCGCGGGGGACGGTCGGGAGCGCGCCCGAGCGCTACGGGGTCTACGAACTCGGCGACGCCGACGGCGAAATCCTCGAAGTCGGATGGGGCGTCCTGCGCGACGAACTCAAGGACGCGCTGGCGTACGGAACCGGCGAGCAGGTGCGCTGGGAGGCGTGTCAGACGAAAGCCGAGGCGAGGGAACTCGCCGCCGAACACCGCGAGCGCGCCGGGCTGTAG
- a CDS encoding shikimate kinase, with protein MDGRASAPAAGTVLNALACGKGSAFAIDAETTAAVELDDSGEVSGEVAGAPDADTRLVERCVELAVAEHADSDALERLDAADPDGVGGAVRTDSEVPMAAGLKSSSAAANATVLATLDALGVADEVAREDACRLGVRAARDAGVTVTGAFDDASASMLGGVTVTDNRTDDLLAREEVEWAALVWTPPETAYSADADVARCRRIAPVAELVADLALDGRYGEAMTVNGFAFCAALGFSADPMVEALPDVAGVSLSGTGPSFVAVGERETLNAVRDEWSTREGTTWLTTTQNDGARTR; from the coding sequence ATGGACGGCCGCGCATCGGCCCCGGCGGCGGGGACGGTCCTGAACGCTCTCGCCTGCGGGAAGGGCTCGGCGTTCGCCATCGACGCCGAGACCACCGCGGCAGTCGAACTCGACGACTCGGGCGAGGTCTCCGGCGAGGTGGCGGGCGCGCCCGACGCCGACACCCGGCTGGTCGAGCGCTGCGTCGAACTCGCGGTCGCCGAACACGCCGACTCCGACGCGCTGGAGCGACTCGACGCCGCCGACCCCGACGGGGTCGGTGGCGCAGTCCGGACCGACAGCGAGGTGCCGATGGCGGCGGGCCTCAAGAGTTCGAGCGCCGCGGCGAACGCGACCGTACTGGCGACCCTCGACGCGCTCGGGGTCGCCGACGAGGTGGCGCGCGAGGACGCCTGCCGACTCGGCGTCCGCGCGGCCCGCGACGCCGGGGTCACCGTGACCGGCGCGTTCGACGACGCCAGCGCGAGCATGCTCGGCGGGGTCACCGTCACGGACAACCGGACCGACGACCTCCTCGCGCGCGAGGAGGTCGAGTGGGCGGCGTTGGTCTGGACCCCGCCGGAGACGGCCTACAGCGCCGACGCCGACGTGGCGCGATGCAGGCGAATCGCCCCGGTCGCGGAACTGGTCGCCGACCTCGCGCTCGACGGCCGGTACGGCGAGGCGATGACGGTCAACGGCTTCGCGTTCTGCGCGGCGCTGGGATTCTCGGCCGACCCGATGGTGGAGGCGCTCCCTGACGTGGCGGGCGTCTCGCTGTCGGGGACCGGTCCCAGTTTCGTCGCGGTGGGTGAGCGCGAGACGCTGAACGCGGTCCGAGACGAATGGAGCACACGAGAGGGTACTACATGGCTGACGACGACACAGAACGACGGCGCCCGGACGAGATGA
- the surE gene encoding 5'/3'-nucleotidase SurE codes for MTHSLEILLTNDDGIDSPGIRALYDALSDIGNVTTVAPADDQSAVGRAMSSEVEVEEHELGHAVHGTPSDCIVAGLAEIGPYPDIVVSGCNEGANLAAHTLGRSGTVSAAVEAAFFGVPAIATSLHVPNDEWPRETAVEEYAEVAEATRYLVENAPGSGVFEHADYLNLNAPLPTETEGHTPMVVTRPSHVYDMEAERANGVVRLRDRTWDQMESDSLPDPEGTDRRAVYEGKISVSPLTAPHTTEHHEALDDLAERF; via the coding sequence ATGACCCACTCGCTCGAAATCCTGCTCACGAACGACGACGGGATAGATAGCCCGGGTATCCGGGCGCTCTACGACGCCCTCTCCGATATCGGCAACGTCACCACGGTCGCGCCCGCCGACGACCAGAGCGCGGTCGGCCGAGCGATGTCCAGCGAGGTCGAGGTCGAGGAACACGAACTCGGTCACGCGGTCCACGGGACGCCCTCGGACTGCATCGTCGCCGGACTCGCCGAGATCGGCCCGTACCCCGACATCGTGGTCTCGGGGTGTAACGAGGGCGCGAACCTCGCCGCCCACACCCTCGGGCGGTCGGGCACCGTCAGCGCCGCAGTCGAGGCCGCCTTCTTCGGCGTGCCCGCCATCGCGACCTCGCTTCACGTCCCCAACGACGAGTGGCCCCGCGAGACGGCCGTCGAGGAGTACGCCGAGGTCGCCGAGGCGACCCGGTATCTCGTCGAGAACGCCCCCGGCTCGGGGGTGTTCGAACACGCCGACTACCTCAACCTCAACGCGCCCCTGCCGACCGAGACCGAGGGTCACACCCCGATGGTCGTCACCCGGCCCTCCCACGTCTACGACATGGAGGCCGAGCGCGCGAACGGCGTCGTCAGACTCCGCGACAGGACGTGGGACCAGATGGAGTCCGACTCCCTGCCCGACCCCGAGGGCACCGACCGCCGGGCGGTCTACGAGGGCAAGATAAGCGTCTCGCCGCTGACCGCGCCCCACACCACCGAACACCACGAGGCGCTCGACGACCTCGCAGAGCGGTTCTGA
- a CDS encoding DUF7128 family protein: MVVKTERDDMTWYKCEGCGMMFDDEDDAEQHERNCDHEDPSYIQ, translated from the coding sequence ATGGTCGTCAAAACCGAGCGCGACGACATGACGTGGTACAAGTGCGAGGGGTGTGGAATGATGTTCGACGACGAGGACGACGCCGAACAGCACGAACGAAACTGCGACCACGAGGACCCCTCCTACATCCAGTAG
- a CDS encoding carbonic anhydrase, with protein MRRTFVDLLEGNADHASEFESRFDDLQDAQHPDAVTVCCSDSRVLQDHMWGNDQPGRVFTCGNIGNRVVQPTDSGEAVSGDVLYPVEHTGTDTVVVVGHTGCGAVTATYDALTAPDGVSEPPGIEHCIGLLKPHLEAGVESLPAGLDRAEAVNRLVEYNVDRQVEFLVESDEVPQEVDVCGVVYDFQDAYSGRRGEVHVVNVDGETDVEALRAEYPDIESRIERLWEY; from the coding sequence ATGCGCCGGACGTTCGTAGACCTCTTGGAGGGCAACGCCGACCACGCCAGCGAGTTCGAGTCGCGGTTCGACGACCTACAGGACGCCCAGCACCCCGACGCGGTCACCGTCTGCTGTTCGGACTCCCGCGTCCTCCAGGACCACATGTGGGGCAACGACCAACCCGGGCGCGTCTTCACTTGTGGCAACATCGGAAACCGGGTCGTCCAGCCGACCGACTCGGGCGAGGCCGTCTCGGGCGACGTGCTCTACCCGGTCGAACACACCGGGACCGACACCGTGGTCGTCGTCGGTCACACGGGCTGTGGGGCCGTCACGGCGACGTACGACGCACTGACTGCCCCCGACGGGGTCTCCGAGCCCCCGGGAATCGAACACTGTATCGGCCTGCTGAAGCCCCACCTCGAAGCGGGCGTCGAATCGCTCCCCGCGGGACTGGACCGCGCGGAGGCGGTGAACCGACTCGTCGAGTACAACGTCGACAGACAGGTCGAGTTCCTCGTCGAGAGCGACGAGGTCCCTCAGGAAGTCGACGTCTGCGGCGTCGTCTACGACTTCCAGGACGCCTACTCCGGGCGGCGCGGGGAGGTCCACGTCGTCAACGTCGACGGCGAGACCGACGTCGAGGCGTTGCGCGCGGAGTATCCGGACATCGAATCGCGAATCGAGCGGCTCTGGGAGTACTGA
- a CDS encoding DUF5796 family protein, whose protein sequence is MSARNDVAPDTLGVELTEDGIVVEYTDGREAFYHGVPQKVTDTLRTQPGKLVQVLVTDPTETEGVLMYVNDRNTHDDILEETGVGRVMLEPDEEESLFPGVEVRMDGYAVEVEADPETARGRVFVFEEDELDEQSYEMVSE, encoded by the coding sequence ATGAGCGCGCGCAACGACGTGGCCCCGGACACGCTCGGCGTCGAGCTGACCGAGGACGGCATCGTCGTCGAGTACACCGACGGTCGGGAGGCGTTCTACCACGGGGTACCCCAGAAGGTCACCGACACCCTCCGGACCCAGCCCGGAAAGCTGGTGCAGGTGCTGGTCACCGACCCCACCGAGACCGAGGGGGTGCTGATGTACGTCAACGACCGCAACACCCACGACGACATCCTCGAAGAGACCGGCGTGGGCCGGGTGATGCTCGAACCCGACGAGGAGGAGTCGCTGTTCCCCGGCGTCGAGGTCCGGATGGACGGCTACGCGGTCGAAGTCGAGGCCGACCCCGAGACCGCACGCGGCCGGGTCTTCGTCTTCGAGGAGGACGAACTCGACGAGCAGTCCTACGAGATGGTCAGCGAATGA
- a CDS encoding chorismate mutase, whose amino-acid sequence MADDDTERRRPDEMSLAELREEIESIDREIVELIARRTYVAETVAQVKSEREMPTTDEDQEQRVMDRAGENAERFDVDANLVKAIFRLLIELNKVEQREKR is encoded by the coding sequence ATGGCTGACGACGACACAGAACGACGGCGCCCGGACGAGATGAGCCTCGCGGAACTCCGCGAGGAGATAGAGAGCATCGACCGAGAAATCGTCGAACTCATCGCTCGACGGACCTACGTGGCCGAGACGGTCGCGCAGGTCAAGTCCGAGCGGGAGATGCCGACGACCGACGAGGACCAGGAACAGCGCGTGATGGACCGCGCGGGCGAGAACGCAGAGCGGTTCGACGTGGACGCGAACCTCGTGAAGGCGATCTTCCGGTTGCTGATAGAGCTGAACAAGGTCGAGCAACGCGAGAAGCGATAG